The Anabaena sp. WA102 genome contains a region encoding:
- a CDS encoding PglZ domain-containing protein — MNKIILDPTGLYQPLPDYIAITTEVEWLKYFTLEDENYWIKGKTLCNWTEEWLRVWNKSDLIIERKQVPRPKLTAILTPLSIPDDWDNHYILKLATLIDSYTSNHPLESLLADITKTEESFWLIDNLSIEHLAKWLCLQIPQNYQIFEDVWKHKISQNHNHDHLLSHYQTENKNQLLKNWLGLTLDLNFISVLGKYPLNVPDFCLEEFRNFWEQKIYQTEAKILDDLILYQETGKEIIASIAYNFLLKQPIYINQERISKINLYLTNPEKSQLKQKSPPIQPLPLSIDDSPQDALKWVTESYLPFRNWETNINYTPREQQISEQLADSFVNWIVKYYPELKMDNVENSFLNYNVAFQVQKLAKENPILWIVVDGLGWLDHQELITILTDNNQLSLERDITPFFSILPTKTEYAKWSLYAQLLPEHSSWKPNAKDGFSMVKSGKRYTDNNRHELSQDLQEKKYQIYCWDTDQLDELYHQEKDLKTLYKVERVNRLDGIAKNIQYFLKEYHSSEELKIIIASDHGQMMGEVQKLSNCPVELKSKGRMGIGKTDDSRFIFLDARRFGLPHDISIVRNSDCIRAFTYTKDQEIIGSHGGLFPEEVVVGFSVLSQSLKRDPVIVTCSGEGKPQQPGELIITIHNHNVVSLTNLCLYINELREFKTGKILDITIKPHDKIIHKIFVGEYPELPPNKNEATIQLSGKLTFLFANNDSEESNIDLKSFITIQQIFSSGFQGDLDDF, encoded by the coding sequence ATGAATAAAATTATCTTAGATCCTACCGGATTATATCAACCTCTTCCCGACTATATTGCTATCACTACCGAAGTAGAGTGGTTAAAGTATTTCACCCTTGAAGATGAGAATTATTGGATTAAAGGTAAAACCCTTTGTAATTGGACAGAAGAATGGTTAAGAGTATGGAACAAATCAGATTTAATAATTGAGAGAAAACAAGTTCCACGTCCAAAATTAACAGCTATTCTTACTCCTTTATCTATTCCTGATGATTGGGATAATCACTATATTTTAAAATTAGCAACTCTGATTGATAGTTACACTTCAAATCATCCGCTTGAATCTTTATTAGCTGATATAACTAAGACTGAAGAATCTTTTTGGTTAATTGATAATCTATCAATAGAACATTTAGCTAAATGGTTATGTCTTCAAATTCCCCAAAACTATCAAATATTTGAAGATGTTTGGAAACATAAAATTAGTCAAAACCATAATCATGATCATTTACTCAGTCATTATCAAACTGAGAATAAAAATCAACTTTTAAAGAATTGGTTAGGTTTAACTTTAGATTTGAATTTTATTAGTGTACTAGGTAAATATCCTCTAAATGTTCCTGATTTTTGTTTAGAAGAATTTAGGAACTTTTGGGAACAAAAAATTTATCAAACAGAAGCTAAAATTTTAGATGATTTAATTTTATATCAAGAAACTGGTAAAGAAATAATTGCTTCCATTGCTTATAATTTTTTATTAAAACAACCAATTTACATAAATCAAGAAAGAATTAGTAAAATTAATTTATATTTAACTAACCCAGAAAAATCTCAACTCAAGCAAAAATCACCTCCTATTCAACCTTTACCCTTATCAATTGATGATAGTCCCCAGGATGCTTTAAAATGGGTAACAGAATCTTATTTACCATTTAGAAATTGGGAAACAAATATTAACTATACTCCCAGAGAACAACAAATTAGCGAACAGTTAGCAGATAGTTTTGTTAACTGGATAGTAAAATATTATCCAGAATTAAAAATGGATAATGTCGAAAATTCATTCTTAAATTATAATGTAGCATTTCAAGTTCAAAAATTAGCTAAAGAAAATCCTATTCTCTGGATAGTTGTTGATGGTTTAGGATGGTTAGATCATCAAGAACTAATTACAATTTTAACTGACAATAATCAACTTTCACTAGAAAGAGATATTACACCTTTTTTTAGTATTCTTCCTACTAAGACCGAATATGCAAAATGGAGTCTTTATGCTCAACTTTTACCGGAACATTCATCTTGGAAGCCTAACGCAAAAGATGGCTTTTCAATGGTAAAATCAGGAAAACGTTATACTGATAATAATAGACATGAGTTAAGTCAAGATTTACAAGAGAAGAAATATCAAATTTATTGTTGGGATACTGATCAATTAGATGAACTTTATCATCAAGAAAAAGACTTGAAAACATTATATAAAGTAGAAAGAGTCAATCGTTTAGACGGAATTGCTAAAAATATTCAATACTTCTTAAAAGAATATCATAGTTCGGAAGAATTAAAAATTATTATTGCTAGTGATCATGGTCAAATGATGGGAGAAGTGCAAAAATTATCTAATTGTCCAGTTGAATTAAAATCAAAAGGGAGAATGGGAATTGGTAAAACTGATGATTCTCGTTTTATTTTCCTTGACGCTAGACGTTTTGGACTTCCTCATGATATTAGTATTGTGAGAAATTCCGATTGTATCCGTGCGTTTACTTATACAAAAGATCAAGAAATTATTGGTTCTCATGGGGGACTATTTCCCGAAGAAGTTGTCGTAGGATTTTCAGTTTTAAGTCAATCATTAAAACGTGATCCAGTCATAGTAACTTGTAGTGGAGAAGGAAAACCTCAACAACCAGGAGAGTTAATAATTACTATTCATAATCATAATGTAGTATCATTAACAAATCTTTGTTTATATATTAATGAATTACGGGAATTTAAAACAGGAAAAATCTTAGATATTACTATTAAACCTCATGATAAAATTATTCATAAAATATTTGTTGGTGAATATCCAGAATTACCACCAAACAAGAATGAAGCAACTATTCAATTATCTGGTAAATTAACTTTTCTTTTTGCTAATAATGATTCAGAAGAATCAAACATTGATTTAAAGTCATTCATTACCATTCAACAAATTTTCAGTAGCGGTTTTCAAGGAGATTTAGATGACTTCTAA
- a CDS encoding BREX system Lon protease-like protein BrxL — protein MAKLPKFFSETAFLDRFAGILPGWEIPKFQRDMIANQIGLKMDFFGEALLSLRKDGSFYQYVQQHTQFDDHTTIRDQQAILKTASGFLKLLYPHLQLTLQDYQRDCLEPARELRQQIRNLLYNLDDEFKQSEKDIYVDIK, from the coding sequence ATGGCTAAATTACCTAAATTCTTCTCAGAAACAGCGTTCTTAGATCGTTTTGCTGGTATTTTACCGGGTTGGGAAATTCCTAAATTTCAAAGAGATATGATTGCTAATCAAATCGGGTTGAAAATGGATTTTTTTGGAGAAGCATTATTATCTTTAAGAAAAGATGGGAGTTTTTACCAATATGTTCAACAACATACTCAATTTGATGATCATACTACCATTAGAGATCAACAAGCAATTCTCAAAACAGCATCAGGGTTTCTCAAATTGCTTTATCCTCATCTTCAATTAACTTTACAAGATTATCAACGCGATTGTTTAGAACCTGCTAGAGAACTTCGTCAACAAATTCGCAATTTACTATATAATCTTGATGACGAATTTAAGCAATCTGAAAAAGATATTTATGTTGATATTAAATGA